One Methanoculleus sp. 7T genomic window carries:
- the cca gene encoding CCA tRNA nucleotidyltransferase yields the protein MTRCPCEEEVLKRIRPTPEERTYIRTMGERLIEAVERSGMAKAMMVGSVARDTFIRGDRDLDVFMLFDPSLPREELQEKGLSLARRIAEEFGAAWREKYAEHPYVNATINSLDIDLVPCYAVPSATEIKSAVDRTPFHTRYIRARIGDYADDVLLLKQFAKAGGVYGSDHMTEGFSGYLCEILTIYYGGFHPLLKAAACWKPGEVIDIEEHRAKDFEEPLVVIDPVDPERNVAAALSLSRMFEFVELARGYLEEPSEAFFCRPPSPPLTREVFARLLAARGTYLFSITFATPDYTPDTVVPQLRKSADSIRDLLERSGFPANRIDVCMQDDRCMLLFELMADEVPVMRRHIGPPVSSRGNAEKFLAKYVHDEVLAGPYIEDGRYVVELPRTFTRAVDLLRSKVLFDVALGKHVRRSMKKGWTVNAGAACWEEEFAGFISAFLERSSPLARIRRMTGK from the coding sequence TTGACCCGGTGCCCCTGCGAGGAGGAGGTGCTCAAGCGGATCCGTCCCACGCCCGAAGAGCGGACTTACATCCGGACGATGGGAGAGCGTCTGATCGAGGCGGTGGAGCGGTCGGGGATGGCGAAGGCGATGATGGTGGGGTCGGTCGCCCGCGACACCTTCATCAGGGGCGACCGCGACCTCGACGTATTCATGCTCTTCGACCCTTCCCTCCCCCGAGAGGAACTCCAAGAGAAAGGCCTCTCTCTGGCACGCAGGATTGCGGAGGAGTTCGGCGCGGCATGGCGCGAGAAGTACGCGGAGCACCCCTACGTCAACGCAACGATCAACTCGCTGGACATCGATCTCGTCCCCTGCTACGCGGTCCCGAGCGCCACCGAGATCAAGAGCGCCGTGGACCGGACACCGTTTCACACCCGCTACATCCGGGCCCGCATCGGCGATTACGCCGACGACGTCCTCCTCTTGAAGCAGTTCGCGAAGGCGGGCGGGGTCTACGGGTCCGACCACATGACCGAGGGGTTCTCGGGCTACCTCTGCGAGATCCTGACGATCTACTACGGCGGATTCCACCCGCTCCTCAAAGCCGCCGCCTGCTGGAAACCGGGGGAGGTGATCGATATCGAGGAGCACAGAGCGAAGGATTTCGAGGAACCGCTCGTCGTCATCGACCCCGTGGACCCTGAGAGGAACGTGGCGGCGGCGCTCTCGCTCTCGCGGATGTTCGAGTTCGTGGAACTCGCCCGCGGTTACCTTGAGGAGCCGTCGGAGGCGTTCTTCTGCCGGCCGCCGTCTCCGCCGCTCACCCGGGAGGTCTTTGCCCGCCTGCTTGCGGCGCGGGGGACGTACCTCTTCTCCATCACCTTTGCGACGCCCGACTACACGCCCGACACGGTGGTGCCCCAACTCCGGAAGTCCGCCGATTCGATCCGCGACCTCCTCGAGCGGAGCGGGTTCCCGGCTAACCGCATCGACGTCTGCATGCAGGACGATCGGTGCATGCTCCTCTTCGAACTGATGGCCGACGAGGTCCCGGTGATGCGCCGGCACATCGGGCCGCCGGTCTCGTCGCGGGGGAACGCCGAGAAGTTCCTTGCGAAGTACGTCCACGACGAGGTCCTCGCCGGCCCCTACATCGAGGACGGCCGCTACGTGGTGGAACTCCCCCGGACGTTCACCCGTGCGGTCGACCTCCTGCGGTCGAAGGTCCTCTTTGACGTCGCGCTCGGCAAACATGTCCGCCGCTCGATGAAGAAGGGCTGGACGGTGAACGCCGGTGCGGCGTGCTGGGAGGAGGAGTTTGCCGGGTTCATCTCCGCGTTCCTCGAACGCTCGTCGCCGCTCGCGCGGATCCGCCGGATGACGGGGAAGTAG
- a CDS encoding SdrD B-like domain-containing protein produces MKRNLSLVIVFLVCTLAVTSSAAAVDFSVTWNKTYGGPDANDSAYALLPNPDGKGYLFAGDTGSFGVGERDAWVVNLTGTGDERWNRTFDAGEADAARALVNTTDGNYLFAGSLTQATGGTRKDTGTRVVMFDPLGGIIWNTTFGGADINASAYAAAKTRDGGYVVAGTVTPPGSSATDILVIKINATGGEVWNRTFGEPGSSDAAYSVIETTDGNIAVAGSTESFGAFAIDAWVAKLDPAGTPVWNTTFGGPENDTARALTATPDGGLVFAGSYMRRDAANRTENDALVVRMGSDGKVVWNRTYGDAGTNESAESIIATTDGGYLFVGESGKDPAGGDAWVVKLDGVGGVKGSMTLGGINPGDRAASAVQVSNTEYAFAGTFNATGKGGPVDTDAWVVKFTITPRAVSKASSKSSSLPANCPTPTNPEPMPTVAPSSLGDFVWNDTNADGIQDPGEPGIEGVNVALLDADLCEVAATKTGADGRYHFACLTPGDYAVKFVPPAGMVFTRQGVGDDDACDSDADQTTGRTETITLKAGEKRDWWDAGFIVLQPEITGSVDGFVWVDTNEDGIQDGDETGLLRASVTLYHTNGTPVDATTTDAAGRYLFTGLPPGDYYLVFGLPQGYTFTAACQGSDDTLDSDADPATGRTGNIKLTGTEVTRDAGVVVEAPPSGEPGIVTGIAWLDIEANGVKDNDDPASSGIRVELMSAGGVPVDSTITGDDGVYTFCVDEPGCYSLRFAPPKQFKVIFVTPGSGSDVDPETGTTDTFDVVPSETVTRDAGLVRGGRSFSGEVWYDLNANGIRDPGDPGVPSIRIHLLSTKPSLIGGTVTDSNGSYQFPTSGAYYWGYGGVEFLLPSGYSCTVPGLDSAARMYGDVARADLGTEGFEEPGGETLNAGLVGEYQTETPAAAYGWVYGTTWSDDDEDGVWDHGEGGMADVEVRLLDADGAVVASARTRDAAYFAGATYLFGPLLPGEYSLAFIPPENYVLTDPGEDSRVDPVTGMTDPFTVSGDDTIVRDAGMYYMLLPGIVTGTVWNDANADGVWDAGEPVLPGVCVDLMNPDGTLSSSTITGDDGEYTFSVSAYRRYFLQFMPPEGFDFTVPGSGSDVDPEAGTTDRFDVAPSGTLTRNAGLVSAAPCETPVTPGETPVTPDETPVTPDETPVTPCETSVTPNETPVTLDESPVPPEEAKAGEEV; encoded by the coding sequence ATGAAGCGAAATCTCAGTTTGGTAATAGTTTTTCTGGTCTGCACGCTCGCCGTAACGTCGAGCGCGGCCGCAGTGGACTTTTCGGTCACCTGGAACAAGACCTACGGCGGGCCGGATGCAAACGACTCGGCATACGCCCTCCTCCCGAATCCTGATGGGAAAGGATACCTCTTCGCCGGTGATACCGGTTCGTTCGGGGTCGGGGAACGTGACGCCTGGGTGGTCAACCTGACCGGAACCGGAGACGAGCGCTGGAACCGGACGTTCGACGCCGGTGAGGCGGATGCCGCCCGGGCACTGGTCAACACAACCGATGGGAATTACCTCTTTGCGGGGTCGCTCACCCAGGCAACCGGGGGCACACGGAAAGATACCGGCACCCGGGTCGTGATGTTTGATCCCCTGGGAGGGATCATCTGGAACACGACGTTCGGTGGGGCCGACATCAATGCATCGGCATACGCGGCCGCAAAGACCCGTGACGGCGGCTATGTCGTCGCCGGGACGGTCACACCTCCGGGGTCCTCTGCTACCGATATCCTGGTGATCAAGATCAACGCCACCGGAGGTGAAGTATGGAACCGGACCTTCGGAGAGCCGGGCTCCTCTGATGCCGCATACTCGGTCATTGAGACGACCGACGGCAACATCGCCGTCGCGGGGAGCACGGAGTCGTTTGGGGCGTTCGCCATCGATGCCTGGGTCGCGAAACTCGACCCCGCAGGGACCCCGGTCTGGAACACGACGTTTGGCGGCCCGGAGAACGATACCGCCCGGGCACTCACGGCAACCCCGGACGGGGGTCTCGTCTTTGCCGGGAGTTACATGAGGAGGGATGCGGCCAACCGGACCGAAAATGACGCCCTAGTCGTCAGGATGGGGTCTGACGGCAAGGTCGTCTGGAACCGGACCTATGGGGACGCGGGGACGAACGAGTCTGCTGAATCGATCATCGCCACGACGGACGGAGGATATCTCTTTGTCGGGGAGAGCGGGAAGGACCCGGCTGGAGGTGACGCTTGGGTCGTCAAACTCGACGGCGTCGGGGGAGTTAAAGGAAGCATGACGCTCGGCGGGATCAACCCGGGAGACCGAGCAGCGTCGGCCGTCCAGGTGTCGAACACTGAGTATGCCTTTGCCGGGACGTTCAACGCGACCGGGAAGGGGGGGCCGGTGGATACCGATGCCTGGGTCGTCAAATTCACCATAACGCCGCGGGCTGTGTCGAAAGCCTCTTCAAAATCGTCGAGCCTGCCGGCGAACTGTCCGACGCCGACGAACCCGGAGCCCATGCCCACAGTCGCACCATCCTCGCTCGGTGACTTCGTCTGGAACGATACCAACGCAGACGGCATCCAGGACCCAGGAGAACCGGGGATCGAGGGCGTCAACGTTGCGCTCCTGGATGCAGACCTCTGCGAGGTCGCCGCAACGAAGACCGGTGCGGACGGCAGGTATCACTTCGCCTGCCTTACGCCGGGAGACTACGCCGTGAAGTTCGTGCCCCCGGCGGGAATGGTCTTTACGAGGCAGGGTGTCGGTGACGACGATGCGTGCGACAGCGACGCGGATCAAACGACCGGCAGAACAGAGACGATCACCCTCAAGGCCGGGGAGAAGCGGGACTGGTGGGACGCCGGGTTCATCGTGCTGCAACCGGAGATAACCGGGTCGGTTGACGGTTTTGTCTGGGTAGACACGAACGAAGACGGTATCCAAGATGGTGACGAAACGGGGCTTCTCCGCGCCTCAGTAACGCTCTACCACACAAACGGCACGCCCGTCGACGCCACGACGACCGATGCGGCAGGGCGATACCTCTTCACCGGTCTGCCGCCGGGTGACTACTACCTTGTCTTCGGCCTGCCGCAGGGCTACACCTTCACGGCCGCATGCCAGGGCAGCGATGACACCCTTGACAGCGACGCAGACCCGGCGACCGGGAGGACGGGGAACATTAAGCTCACCGGGACCGAGGTCACCCGCGATGCCGGGGTGGTTGTAGAGGCTCCGCCTTCCGGGGAGCCGGGTATTGTCACCGGCATTGCCTGGCTTGACATCGAAGCAAACGGCGTAAAAGACAATGATGATCCCGCTTCTTCGGGTATCCGCGTAGAACTCATGAGTGCCGGCGGCGTACCGGTAGATTCAACGATCACCGGGGACGACGGCGTGTACACTTTCTGTGTCGACGAGCCAGGGTGCTACTCCCTCCGGTTTGCGCCGCCGAAGCAGTTCAAGGTAATATTCGTCACGCCCGGCTCCGGGAGCGACGTCGACCCCGAGACGGGCACAACGGATACGTTCGACGTTGTGCCGTCAGAGACGGTGACGCGGGATGCAGGGCTGGTCAGAGGCGGCCGCTCGTTTTCAGGGGAGGTCTGGTACGACCTGAATGCGAACGGCATCCGTGACCCGGGCGACCCGGGTGTCCCCAGCATCCGCATCCACCTGCTCAGTACCAAGCCCTCGCTGATCGGCGGTACAGTCACCGATTCCAACGGTTCATACCAATTTCCGACCAGCGGCGCGTACTACTGGGGCTACGGCGGCGTCGAATTCCTTCTTCCAAGCGGCTACTCCTGCACCGTCCCTGGCCTGGACAGTGCTGCCAGGATGTACGGGGACGTGGCACGTGCGGATCTTGGAACCGAGGGATTTGAGGAGCCCGGAGGGGAAACCCTGAATGCGGGTCTCGTCGGGGAATACCAGACCGAAACCCCGGCGGCAGCATATGGATGGGTCTACGGAACGACCTGGAGTGACGATGACGAGGACGGTGTCTGGGATCATGGGGAGGGCGGCATGGCCGATGTCGAGGTCCGGCTCCTGGACGCTGACGGCGCTGTGGTGGCGTCGGCCCGCACAAGAGACGCAGCCTACTTCGCCGGGGCCACGTACCTTTTCGGCCCTCTCCTGCCCGGCGAGTACTCCCTGGCATTTATCCCGCCGGAGAATTACGTCCTCACAGACCCTGGCGAGGACAGCCGCGTCGACCCGGTGACCGGTATGACCGATCCTTTCACGGTCAGCGGGGATGATACAATCGTCAGGGATGCCGGGATGTACTATATGCTGTTGCCGGGTATTGTTACCGGCACCGTCTGGAACGACGCCAACGCCGACGGCGTATGGGACGCAGGTGAGCCTGTTCTTCCGGGTGTCTGTGTAGACCTCATGAATCCTGACGGCACGCTGTCAAGCTCGACGATCACCGGGGATGACGGTGAGTACACCTTCAGCGTCAGTGCGTACCGGCGTTACTTCCTCCAATTTATGCCGCCGGAGGGTTTCGATTTCACTGTGCCGGGATCCGGGAGCGACGTCGACCCTGAGGCGGGAACAACGGATCGGTTTGACGTTGCGCCGTCCGGGACGTTAACGCGGAACGCAGGGCTGGTCAGCGCGGCCCCGTGCGAGACCCCGGTAACCCCGGGCGAGACCCCGGTAACCCCGGACGAGACCCCGGTAACCCCGGACGAGACCCCGGTAACCCCGTGCGAGACTTCGGTGACCCCGAACGAGACCCCGGTAACCCTAGATGAGTCTCCAGTGCCACCGGAAGAGGCGAAGGCCGGAGAGGAGGTCTGA
- the thpR gene encoding RNA 2',3'-cyclic phosphodiesterase: MVRTFVAIDLPDEIRERVRESQAILAESGGRLAIVDPANLHITLKFLGEVEPERIEPIIEALRAVKAAPFELTVGCAVCNPPRRPRVVWCDITDAGESAALARQVDDLLAPLGFPRESRPFRPHATLARVKEFHPSLIPQVACTPREPLGRARVESIKLKKSTLTPRGSIYEDLAEVPL, from the coding sequence ATGGTCAGGACGTTCGTTGCAATCGATCTGCCCGACGAGATCCGTGAGCGGGTCCGTGAGTCCCAGGCGATCCTGGCGGAGTCAGGCGGGCGGCTCGCAATCGTCGACCCTGCGAACCTCCACATCACGCTCAAGTTCCTCGGAGAAGTCGAACCCGAGAGGATCGAGCCGATCATCGAGGCTCTCCGGGCCGTCAAGGCCGCTCCCTTCGAACTGACGGTCGGCTGCGCGGTCTGCAACCCCCCGCGGAGGCCGCGGGTGGTCTGGTGCGACATCACCGATGCCGGGGAGAGCGCCGCCCTCGCCCGGCAGGTGGACGACCTTCTCGCCCCGCTTGGGTTTCCTCGGGAGAGCCGCCCCTTCCGTCCCCATGCGACGCTTGCACGGGTGAAGGAGTTCCATCCCTCGCTCATCCCGCAGGTGGCATGCACGCCGCGCGAACCGCTCGGGAGGGCCCGGGTGGAGAGCATCAAACTCAAGAAGAGCACGCTTACGCCCCGCGGATCGATCTACGAGGATCTTGCGGAGGTCCCGCTTTGA
- the nrdD gene encoding anaerobic ribonucleoside-triphosphate reductase, with the protein MRLTRKSTQTTIFGDFIPTFPKVRTSRGYLLDWDRNRIVRQIIEESRLVEVFYGYEGADEETAQDIARRVEKKIQMLGLQSLSGPLIREIVNMTLLERGLTSYRNVCTRVGTPVFDAHLIDVGRGFEAHDNANLQENAETSHKKKADKISKEQYLLQLPPDLADHHLRGDLHIHDLEYFGTRPFCIDGNTAIPVRTGNRIRSILPAELMFPGDEWRPEDLSALTPQGWRRVGKVTRRRVKPGEMLRVRTSSGQSLSVTGEHRIPVRTGDGMAVRRADEVRAGDVLYRIPRTDAIRGETIEAIDLIRELPASVPADLLENVYVRGAEEIFVETVRTGRAATYTEISRTLGVEHRQQWYTRGIMPIALFAAFSRRYGVEDYSRVTVGVTGSEHELPAVLTLTPELIRLLGFFVAEGNYNVSLEAGQYNLAITENAQAPAIQTAACTSLNTFATLAGGTPDTATIYGVEVERNRALQVYFGGKLAYLLFRYVFGIPEGAAGKRLPWIVYHLDDVLLHEFLSALFTGDGSAYYRPEKSDCIVNYTSVSPALRQELSLLLTALGMSPHIVELYGEEERRTLYRLQLNGRKNIETFARYATFLDRRQDHIDGFLSAVKEGRGREREETVVEVSPTEPTGEYVYDFFLTGDGTEESHTFYASDGLLIHNCQDWDLRYFFYYGLMPDGNGTKASVAGPAKRAEVAVLHAVKALGSAQTNFAGGQGYYNFLTFMAPFFEGMDYGGIKQLMQMFVYEMTQMMVARGGQVVFSSVQLSPGVPTLWKDKPCVYRGKVWDGKQAPLRTYGEFEREVRLLFKALMEVMLEGDYWGKPFSFPKPEISIEPDFLNENEEFNREHPDLPTYHDLYLMTFELASKYGTPYYDNQIPPYRGAGEGISCYQCLAGDELVPVADEGGRIAVRTIRSLFDAAAKNGRRIDSFGTELAYYDGKAPSVDFTTLESSLRPFHGVMRQRYTGDLLRITLESGRRITVTHDHPVYTLNGGRFVRETAGDLEVGDYLPVLKTGGFCERQVAEIDVAEALKMAGYADEIRACEDGVKLRSARRPGLPRTLTVDRDLAKFLGYYLAAGSRDHSGRRYTVGLSFEKREADLAADAAACIRAALGYEPEVRESAAGTVVVVKSKLVYLLVDALGCGSSAADKTVPDLLFNLDRTLVGDYLGAAFRATEERSSGRRARSIRLKAASRDAVQKLVWLAGEIGVQMGYVEREETVRGSGCETKTYVCRITAQDQIDRFHAETGYSADVPVGRQTGSAFTHLPESGHALGYAGLACAGRYSAGGIEGIQVSLVLPSATRAADIERLARGDVHPLRIRSIEPVTCDGYVYDLVDVDGTHTFSNALGIVTGNCCAYQFSSLANEDADFEDKLYFREGKHFSMGSWQVMSINCPRAAYKAEGNQERLFAELKALMDTAVELYRIKRRWMSLIRANGRMPFAMQRPKDPNTGERGAVAVDLEGLVYTIGVVGVNEMVQHFTGHQLHESRDAFRLAVRAMTELEMYARELSAKYNMTIALARTPAETTGQRFAVADLLDERFREHALKVVKGNVENALDMLGTTLDLPIYYTNGTHITPAAPVPLTKRIEIEHVFFPIVDGGNIFHIWLGEARPDPRGLMEMAMNLCRTTQIGYFAFTRDLTVSLKEFRELRPRHEEPGGKAAGTAPAADRADA; encoded by the coding sequence ATGAGGTTGACGCGCAAGTCGACGCAGACGACCATCTTCGGGGATTTCATCCCCACCTTCCCGAAAGTCCGGACCTCGCGGGGCTACCTCCTCGACTGGGATAGGAACAGGATCGTCAGGCAGATCATAGAAGAGAGCCGCCTCGTCGAGGTCTTCTACGGCTACGAAGGGGCCGACGAGGAGACGGCACAGGATATCGCCCGGCGGGTCGAGAAGAAGATCCAGATGCTCGGGCTGCAGTCGCTCTCCGGTCCCCTGATCCGCGAGATCGTCAACATGACGCTCCTTGAGCGCGGGCTTACGTCCTACCGCAACGTCTGCACGAGGGTCGGGACCCCGGTCTTTGATGCACACCTCATCGATGTCGGGCGGGGGTTCGAGGCGCACGACAACGCCAACCTCCAGGAGAACGCCGAGACGTCGCACAAGAAGAAGGCGGACAAGATCAGTAAGGAGCAGTACCTCCTGCAGCTCCCCCCGGACCTTGCGGACCACCACCTCCGCGGCGACCTCCACATCCATGACCTGGAATACTTTGGTACGCGCCCGTTTTGCATCGACGGGAACACAGCCATACCGGTACGGACGGGCAACCGCATCCGGAGCATCCTTCCTGCCGAACTCATGTTCCCCGGTGACGAATGGCGCCCTGAAGACCTCTCCGCGCTCACACCGCAGGGCTGGAGGCGGGTCGGCAAGGTGACCCGCCGGAGGGTGAAACCAGGCGAGATGCTCCGGGTCCGGACGTCGAGCGGACAGTCGCTCTCGGTCACCGGGGAGCACCGGATTCCGGTTCGCACCGGAGACGGTATGGCCGTTCGCCGTGCCGACGAGGTGCGCGCCGGGGACGTCCTCTACAGGATCCCGAGGACCGACGCCATCCGCGGAGAGACCATAGAGGCGATCGATCTCATCAGGGAACTGCCTGCATCGGTGCCGGCCGACCTCCTCGAGAACGTCTATGTCCGCGGTGCCGAAGAGATATTCGTCGAAACGGTGCGGACCGGGCGGGCCGCCACGTACACGGAGATCTCCCGGACGCTCGGGGTCGAGCACCGGCAGCAGTGGTACACCCGCGGGATCATGCCGATTGCTCTCTTTGCAGCCTTCTCTCGCCGCTATGGCGTCGAAGACTACAGCCGGGTCACCGTCGGGGTCACCGGGAGCGAACACGAACTGCCTGCGGTTCTCACGCTCACGCCGGAACTCATCCGCCTTCTCGGGTTCTTCGTCGCCGAAGGCAACTACAACGTCTCGTTAGAGGCCGGGCAGTACAACCTGGCGATCACCGAGAACGCCCAGGCACCCGCGATCCAGACGGCGGCATGCACCAGCCTGAACACCTTCGCAACACTCGCCGGAGGCACCCCCGACACCGCCACCATTTACGGGGTCGAGGTGGAACGTAACCGGGCCCTGCAGGTCTACTTCGGCGGAAAACTCGCCTACCTGCTCTTCCGCTACGTCTTCGGCATTCCCGAGGGAGCGGCCGGAAAACGCCTCCCCTGGATAGTCTATCATCTCGACGACGTGCTCCTCCACGAGTTCCTCTCCGCCCTCTTCACCGGGGACGGCTCAGCCTATTATCGCCCCGAGAAGTCGGACTGCATCGTCAACTACACCTCCGTCTCCCCGGCGCTCCGGCAGGAACTCTCGCTCCTGCTCACCGCGCTCGGGATGTCGCCCCACATCGTCGAACTCTACGGCGAGGAAGAGCGGCGGACGCTCTATAGGCTCCAACTCAACGGGCGCAAGAACATAGAGACGTTCGCCCGGTACGCCACGTTCCTTGACCGGAGGCAGGACCATATCGACGGTTTCCTCTCCGCAGTCAAGGAGGGGCGAGGCCGGGAGCGGGAGGAGACCGTCGTCGAGGTCTCCCCGACGGAGCCCACCGGCGAGTACGTCTACGACTTCTTCCTCACCGGCGACGGGACCGAGGAGAGCCATACGTTCTATGCCTCCGACGGCCTGCTCATCCACAACTGTCAGGATTGGGACCTGCGCTACTTCTTCTACTACGGCCTGATGCCCGACGGCAACGGGACGAAGGCCTCGGTCGCCGGCCCCGCAAAGCGGGCCGAGGTGGCGGTCCTCCACGCGGTCAAGGCGCTCGGCTCGGCCCAGACGAACTTCGCCGGCGGCCAGGGCTACTACAACTTCCTCACGTTCATGGCGCCCTTCTTCGAAGGGATGGACTACGGCGGGATCAAGCAGTTGATGCAGATGTTCGTCTACGAGATGACCCAGATGATGGTCGCCCGGGGCGGCCAGGTCGTCTTCTCGTCGGTCCAACTCTCTCCGGGGGTCCCCACGCTCTGGAAGGACAAGCCCTGCGTCTACCGCGGCAAGGTCTGGGACGGGAAGCAGGCGCCGCTCCGGACCTACGGCGAGTTCGAACGGGAGGTCAGGCTCCTCTTCAAGGCGCTGATGGAGGTCATGCTCGAGGGAGACTACTGGGGCAAGCCCTTCTCCTTCCCGAAACCAGAGATCAGCATCGAGCCCGACTTCCTCAACGAGAACGAGGAGTTCAACCGGGAGCACCCCGACCTCCCCACCTACCACGACCTCTACCTGATGACCTTTGAACTGGCGTCAAAGTACGGCACCCCTTACTACGACAACCAGATCCCCCCGTACCGGGGCGCCGGAGAGGGAATCTCGTGCTACCAGTGCCTCGCGGGCGACGAACTGGTCCCGGTGGCCGACGAAGGCGGAAGGATCGCCGTCAGGACGATCAGGAGCCTCTTCGATGCCGCGGCAAAGAACGGGAGGCGGATCGACTCGTTCGGCACGGAACTCGCCTACTACGACGGCAAGGCCCCGAGCGTCGACTTCACGACTCTGGAGTCGTCTCTCCGCCCGTTCCATGGCGTGATGCGGCAGCGGTACACCGGGGACCTCCTCCGGATCACCCTCGAGTCGGGCCGGCGGATCACCGTCACGCACGACCACCCGGTCTACACCCTCAACGGGGGAAGGTTTGTTCGGGAGACGGCGGGAGACCTCGAGGTCGGCGACTACCTCCCGGTGCTAAAGACGGGCGGGTTCTGCGAGAGGCAGGTTGCGGAGATCGACGTTGCAGAGGCTCTTAAAATGGCCGGCTACGCCGACGAGATCCGCGCCTGCGAAGACGGGGTGAAACTCAGGAGCGCAAGGCGCCCCGGCCTGCCCCGCACCCTCACGGTCGACCGGGACCTCGCAAAGTTCCTCGGCTACTACCTTGCGGCCGGGTCTCGCGACCACAGCGGTCGGCGGTATACGGTCGGGCTCTCGTTTGAGAAGCGCGAGGCGGACCTTGCGGCCGACGCCGCCGCATGCATCCGCGCCGCACTCGGGTACGAGCCGGAGGTCCGCGAGTCGGCGGCGGGAACCGTCGTCGTCGTCAAGAGCAAACTCGTCTACCTCCTGGTCGACGCCCTCGGGTGCGGCTCTTCCGCCGCCGATAAAACGGTCCCCGACCTCCTCTTCAACCTCGACCGCACCCTGGTCGGCGACTACCTCGGCGCGGCCTTCCGGGCCACCGAGGAGAGATCATCAGGGCGCCGTGCCCGGAGCATCAGGCTGAAGGCGGCCTCACGGGATGCCGTCCAGAAACTGGTCTGGCTGGCGGGGGAGATCGGCGTCCAGATGGGCTATGTCGAACGGGAGGAGACGGTCCGGGGATCCGGGTGCGAGACCAAGACCTACGTCTGCAGGATCACGGCTCAGGACCAGATCGACCGGTTCCACGCGGAGACCGGATACTCTGCGGATGTGCCCGTCGGGAGGCAGACCGGCAGCGCTTTCACACACCTTCCGGAGAGCGGGCACGCCCTCGGATACGCCGGCCTCGCCTGCGCCGGCAGGTACAGCGCCGGCGGGATCGAGGGGATCCAGGTATCGCTGGTCCTCCCCTCCGCCACCCGCGCGGCCGATATCGAGCGGCTCGCCCGTGGGGACGTCCACCCGCTCCGCATCCGCTCGATAGAGCCGGTGACCTGCGACGGCTACGTCTACGACCTCGTCGACGTCGACGGCACCCACACCTTCTCAAACGCCCTCGGCATCGTGACCGGGAACTGTTGCGCCTACCAGTTCTCCTCGCTCGCCAACGAGGACGCCGACTTCGAGGACAAACTCTACTTCAGGGAGGGGAAGCACTTCTCGATGGGCTCGTGGCAGGTGATGTCCATCAACTGCCCGCGGGCGGCGTACAAGGCGGAAGGCAACCAGGAACGGCTCTTCGCGGAGTTGAAGGCGCTCATGGACACCGCCGTCGAACTCTACCGGATCAAGCGCCGGTGGATGTCGCTGATCCGGGCAAACGGGCGGATGCCGTTTGCGATGCAGCGCCCGAAGGACCCGAACACCGGCGAGCGCGGTGCGGTTGCCGTGGACCTCGAAGGGCTCGTTTACACCATCGGCGTGGTCGGCGTCAACGAGATGGTCCAGCACTTCACCGGCCATCAACTCCACGAGTCAAGAGACGCGTTCCGTCTCGCCGTCCGGGCCATGACCGAACTTGAGATGTACGCCCGCGAACTCTCGGCGAAGTACAACATGACGATCGCCCTTGCCCGCACCCCGGCCGAGACGACCGGCCAGCGGTTCGCGGTCGCCGACCTCCTCGACGAGCGGTTCCGGGAGCACGCGCTCAAGGTCGTCAAGGGGAATGTGGAGAACGCGCTCGATATGCTCGGCACGACGCTCGACCTCCCCATCTACTACACCAACGGGACCCACATCACCCCGGCGGCCCCGGTCCCGCTCACGAAGCGGATCGAGATCGAGCACGTCTTCTTCCCGATCGTGGACGGAGGGAACATCTTCCACATCTGGCTCGGTGAGGCTCGTCCGGACCCCCGTGGTTTGATGGAGATGGCGATGAACCTCTGCCGGACCACTCAGATCGGCTACTTCGCCTTCACCCGCGACCTGACGGTCTCCCTCAAGGAGTTCCGGGAACTCAGGCCGAGACACGAGGAGCCCGGCGGGAAGGCGGCCGGGACGGCCCCGGCGGCGGACCGGGCGGATGCCTGA